The genomic DNA GATCGCCAGGGAGATCCTCAATAGAATACTCCAAAACCCAGCTCGATCGCGAGCTAAGGGGATCGGGTCGCGGGACGTACTGCCCATTGACCTTGTTGCGGATCGTCACGACCATGCCCAGGAGCTCGCCTTTTTTAATATAGAGCTCGGTATCGGCCTCTCGACTCTTTTCACCGGCATCGCTGGCGGCTTCCTTGATGGATTCGGCGGTagcagcgacggcggcggcgcttcTAATACTGGTCTCGAGGCCATCACTACTGGTCTCAGATGAGAGGCCGTCGACCGGTGACGTTGTCGAAGATGTTGGGCCGCTTTCCGCCTGTCTGGACCTGGCCACAAGCTCGGAAAGAATGCGTTCAAATGTTCTAAGTTTGGAAACGTCAGAtgcggcatcgtcgtcgaacTCCTCAACCTCAGCCTTTTCATCCACACGTGTGGCAACCTGAAGAATGAGATCTTTCAGGCCAAGATCGCGGGAGCCGCGTACTCCCGAATCGACACGATCGGTACTTGGAATAGAGGTATTCTCGACTCCTTGCGGTGGTTGCGCTTCACCTGTCTCCTGGGCTACCGACGTCGCTTCTGAGCTCGTTGGAGTATCCGCCTGCGCGGCGCCGAGTCCATCGCCTTGAGCGGAAGCGGTCGTCGAAGCGACAGTTCCACTGACAAGTGATTCGACCTGCTCGTTTTCCTTGCCATTGTTCTCCCGTACATCGTTGGCTTGTTTGGGAGTAAGGGCCTCGAGTAGGCCGTCGACGTACCAACGAGCCTCCTCCGGCGTCCTCGCTTTGAGCAGGCCGCTCTGTTCCAGGGCGTCCTGGATTGCCTCTCGAACATGACCGATGCCAAGagcatcgtcttcgaccgcctcgtccaccttTTCTTGCATTTCTTCCCAGAAAGCTTGCGTCTGTCGCAGCTGGTTCCGAGCTTCGTCGATGCTAAccgtttcttcttcctggctGACTAGCTGCTCGGCTTCCGGCTCCGGTGCTTCAGGTTCTGACTCTTCTtgggcaaggccaagaatTTGCTTTTCGTACTCGGCAACAGCGGTCTGATTGGAAGTCTGGACCTTCTCGATCTCCTCTGACGTGACAGGTTTGGCGAAAACATACATGAAAGGAGGATCCGTGGGCCGCGTCTCTACGTGAAGCCGGATAGAGCGGCCGGGAAAGCGTTCCGTAGCACGATCTAGCACCTTGTTGAGAAGATGCAGACTAAGCTTGAACTCTTGGTCGCCGAGGGTTCGGTTTTCAGTTCCGTGAAGGGAAAGGTCCATCTCCTCCAGACTGACGTATTGGAAGCCGAAAATGCGCTGTGTGTTGTGGAATGCGACGAAAATACCATCCATACGACCCATCCGCACTTGCAGAGAGTACTTGAGAAATGCCGCTCGAATCATGTCAAAGTACTCCCGCTCAAACGATTCCCACTGACCAAACCGTTTGCGAATTTCGTACCCGAGACCTTTCTGGAACCCCTGGGAGTCCATACGGATGGAAACGACGGCTCTTGTCTTGAGGTCGAACATGCCACTCCCCGGCAAGCGCGGATCGTAGGCGTCTAGCTGGGAGCGCATGAGGAAGTCACCCATGGTCGTGTAATGGAAGGCTTCCTCTGCATTGCGCTCTTCTTCCGTGATCTGGCCTGAGTTGGCTCGGCGGTATCTCTCGAACTCATCCTTCGGTAGCGTCAAGAGCTTCTCCATTGACTTTCCAAGCATACTCAGAATGCTGGCGCTGTCATACTCCTTGTCTGCGTCGATGGCGTAGACATCATCCTTCAGATGAAGGAacgcggcggccggggcgcGTAGAATTTGTGTGAAGGATGTGAAGTCGGGGTTGAATTGCCGACTGAGATTCGAAGCGTTGATCGGCCGCCAAGCAGAGAGCAGGTAGTGGAAATGTGACAGCATCTGTGTCATGCTGGAGGTGGATCCGGTATATTTCTTGCGAAGCTTGGCTGCAAGGCCAACTAAGGTATTGTCTTTAGAAGAAGTGACATACTTCTTGAGCGCGTTGAAGTCGAACTCGTTGATCGGCATGATGTTTGAGAGGTAGGGGTCAAAATTGTAGACTCGAGAACGGGGGTCTTGCAAATGGTAAACTCCAGGATTGAACAACACTCTTTCCAGTCCGTAGGACAGTTTGGGGACTTCTGGTGCATCCGGTACTTCGATGGGCTCCAGATCGAGGCTTCTCGCAACTACTCTCTGGACGTTCAGTTTCGGTTTCCTGCGCGACTTGCCTGCTTTGGTTGTGGATGTCTCGGAAGCGTCACCAGAGCTAGCACCTTTGGCGTCTAATGCGGCAGCCCCCGATGCGCCTGCAACAAGGGCAGTCTTGTCACCTCGAAACAAACGGTTTGCGATAGACGTCCAATGTCCGGAGAGCTTCTCAGGTTCAGAGGCAGACGGCGCTGATGTCTCGTTATTTGGTTTCCGCAGCGAGCCCAAGGGAGCCACGCTTCTGATCTTGCGAATCGGGGGGGTTGTGCTCGAGGCTTTCGCTTCTTCGGTTTCAACGGACTGGGTAGCCGATGTCGATGACGCAATTGCTGTGGCTGAATTTGATTCATCCGTCTTGGAAGCAGTGCCCGTAACAGCCGGCCGCTTGGCCAGGTGGTCCAGAGGAATCTGCTGCGAGCTCAAGACGCTCTTGAGTACATCCAAGGTACCACTGACTGTCTTGAGCCTCCCGCCTAGCTTCGATGTTTGCCGCTTCACGAACTTTTCCAGCTCTTGCGCCTTTGTCACATCGCTAGGGTCTGCCTCGTGACCCAAGACGGTGCTACCATCGGCGCCCTTCTGGACGTGGGATAACCTCTTGTTGATAGAGGCATAGCTATCCTCAAGCTTCTTCAGGGACTCAAACACCTGGCGTATGACATCGGGGCCGGCCGGTTGTTCGGTCCCTGTCGAGGGAGGCTCCGGGGAGGCAGATTTCGTCGAGGTCGCGGCTCGGGCttgcttcgtcttcttcggagAGGAGTTTGTCGGTCGACGAGAACGAGTGAGCTTTGCACGGGTTTTCTTTTCATCCTTTCCGCCTGAAGAGTGGGCTTTTGTATCCAGTGGCTTCTCCTCCGTCGCAGCTGGCTCATCCACGGCTGTTGACGCATTTGCGCTCTTTGCGTAACCACGATCGCTCACCAGGACGGTGCTCCGGAACGGTGCGGGTCGCGAACTACATGGCGCTGAGAGACAGGAACTGCGCGGCGTGCATACGTAAGGGTTTCCGAGCCGTCGAAGGCGTTGAGGGTTCACGCGAAGCATTGAGAACGGTATTCAGCAAATCCCCGAGGCGCGATGGGGAGTTGGGTAAGGTGGTAATGAGTAGAAGCTCAATTTTTTTTTACTAggtgtacatcgtacagcATGCGCCGCGGACCCACGTGATCCGTGCATACGTATAGTCCCTTCCTACATCATAGGTACGTACCTATGCATGTAATGAAAGTGTTTTCTAGGAGGGAATTGATCCTCACCAACATTCGGCGCAACTCCCAATAGTAAATCTCAATGTACACGCACAACGGCGACCTGTCACTTGTGTATACAACATCTTTCGACAACACAAATTGGTGAACCTCAAAGTTTATCGTCTCCCAGCCAGCACGCCACATCATCTGGCGACGAACATATTGTGGGGGTATTATGTTTTCCCAAACAACCAGCTCAAGCCAAGCCAAACCCCCATACAAGACCAGACGCCACTCCCTACCAGACGCCACTCCCTCATGCCGTGAACACACTGACCCATGCTAACTAAACCTGAGCCTACCTACTCCTTTCCAGTAAATGCATGGGACGCATACTCTGTCGCGGTCTGACGTGCAGCCTCTGCGTCCGCAAATAGTGCTTGGACTTCAAAAGAGTCAGCCAGCATGCCGTCCGCAACACTCATCCAGAGTAGGTTTCCGCTACGCTTCGCCTGTGTCGATGCTGCCCTCGCACTCTTGAGCGCCTGCTCGCCGACCACATTGTCAAATAGTCTGAATCGCATGATGCTCAGAGCTATCGCCAGACAGTGCGTGTTCCCTGTCACCTTTGAACCGTTCAACGAGTTCGTTATGCTCGTTTTGATTTGGTGCATCGAGGGAGGGGGTATTGTATTGGCCGTCGCCTGAACGAGGTTGAAAGCCGTTCGAATGTCCGGATCTTGGTGTTCAGTACACATTGGCCGCAACTGCTCCAAGAGGTCGGTGGATGTCATCTCATCGCGATATGAAGAGTCCTGGAGAATCCAGATACGGTTCAAGGCGGCGAGTATGCAAATCTCCAGCTTGGCAGGTTTCCTGCCACCTGGCCCTCCGCGGCCTGCGTGGATGCTCAATCTCTCGTCTTCGAACAAGAGGAGCGCCGTCTCGAGATCGCCGGTGCCTTGATGGTACACCCCGGAAAGGTAGAGCGAGAATACGTTGAATATCTCATTCACAGTTGGTGTGATCGCCTGCTGCAACTGTGCCACGCACTGCTCGACCTTGGACCATTGGCTGTGGGTTGCAAAATACAATCCCGTCAAGGCCTGAAGGTAGCAGAAAATCTCGGTTCTCCACTTGGCCTGCTCCATGGACTCCCGTAGCGATGCCGCGGGGACACTGGGGGCAATCTCCTTATTCCCTTTGGCAAAGTTAGTGGCTCGCCCCCTTGAGAAGTGCAATCGACACTCACACTTTGCCAGTACATCGAAGCCCTCTCTCCAGAACTCATGGCTTCTCTTTGGGTCCGATCCAGGTCGGTACATGCCAGCCAAACCACTAAATGTGTACCTACGCCAAGTTAGCCAAGTTGCAGTTGGGAACCTTTAATCGCTAATCAGCGTACGTTAAGACAACGATCTCAAGTCTGTTGAGAAAAGTCATCACGATGTAATCATGCTGGCTATCAGAGGCTCCGGCCCGGAGAATCGCAGAGGTGTCGTCGCTAAGAGTTGCTGAGGTAACATTGTGCTTCTTGATGGGGATCAGGATCTCCGGGTTTAGGTCGGTCCAAGTCTGGGACCCCAAGTTTGCATCCAGCTTTGCTTGTAGTGACCGGAGTTTGTGAATCAGGATGTCCGGCGTCTTCTGATGCATGCTACAAGCAAGGTCAAGCAGGAGTGTCAGAACGTCTAACTGTGGTATCTGGACAGACGGGTCCAGCTGGTATTTGGTAGCCTGCGCCAGACAGGTTTGCACACGTTCAACGGTGTCTGGACGAACAGTTCTCAAAACCGATAAGCCTTCTAGAAGAGAAGCAAACACAACCATAGCGTGGTCGCCTCGTTGGCCCGCGAGGGTAGCAATTGCACGCAAGTTGTCCAGTACTGCGGCGTCGGGCGGACTACCTGCATGGACATGGAATGTGGCTTTTAACAAACGAAAGGCGTATACCCAGTGAATGTGTTTGAAACTGACCGATGGTTAGCTGACGATTTTAGACAGTACGAAGCCTCGACGAGATTACGCACGTTAGGCAATCCGAGAGATTCTTGTCAATGGCGATGAAGGCTGCCTTTTGATTTCGTTGGAACAGGACCTTCAACAAAAGGTACTGCATGCAGTACTTAAGATCGGCGTATCTGTGCTGGGGGCTTGTCAGTATGGAACACTGCCTGGGAAAGTTGGAATTCCATTAACCTTGTCGCAAATGGTGATACCCTTGCTCAAGGCCGTTTCCGCCTCTTGAAGGTTTTCTGTCTCGTCACACAAGATGGACGCATATCGGAGCCTCGCTTTTGCCTCCTGCCTCGGAGAAAGTCGGTTGCTTTGGAAGGCGGCCTCGAGACAAGCCAGCCCGGTCGTAATCAACTTCTGGTACTCGCGCACCTGTTCGTCCGAGCCCGACGCCGTGACTCTCTGCACCCCACGGCGTGCCTTCTCAAAACACTCTTCTGCCACATGTATAAGGATCGTGGTCGTGTCGTACGATCTCGCTttcgtcgacaaggccggGGAACCCCGAGAGGAAATCGCAGGAGAGTTCATCGAGGATATAGCAGGCGACTTCCTGGCGATGCTGGGAGATCTTGCGGGTTGTACAGTGGGCGAGTTGGCGAAATTGGGTTCAGGGCTTCGCTGGGCTTGAGAAGGTTCCGGCAGGGCCTGGTGGTGCAGAACCGGCACACCCTGAGGTTGGCTTACGGTCGGCTGAGAGAACTGTGCATACTGGGGCACTGCTGGAAAGACCTGCGGACtatgttgttgttgttgctgctgctgctgctgctgtgaTTGAGggggcggctgcggcggtTGCTGAAATTGTGGTTGGAATTGCGGTAGGTGttgcggctgcggcgtcgGCTGGTACTCGGCGTATACGGGtggtgtcggcgtcggcgttggcgccgTTGCGAGCGCGGGTGATCGGGAGACGTGGGTATGCTGAGGAAACGGAGAGTGAGTAGGCGGGAATTGTACGTTCATCGAGTTGTTATGAAGAAAAGGTTGCTGCGTCTGATGGTGATTGGGGTAGTGcggttgctgttgctgctgctgctgctgctgttgctgctgcggaAAGGTGCCGCCATACGCAGGAAACTGTCCATATCCGTTGGCTTGCATGCCCATCGGCGTAGGCGCTGGGAGGATGGGAGCAGGCGTGGGTGCCGGCGAGTGATGATAATTCCTTTGGACAGGTTGCGCCTGGCCGTGGCTGCCGTATGCAGCATTCGGGTAGTTTGGGGCCTGGCCATTGCCGCTGCCATTcccgttgccgttgccgtagGGGTCGTGATACGGTTGGGGAGCGTTCTGCTGGCCGTTGAAGGCATGCCCCGAAGGCAAGGAGCCCCGGTATGTCATCTTCGGGACGGCATATGGATCGCAGGTTTCGCTACATAAGGTCTCGCAGGTCGCTTCGTTGAACTGGACTGGCTTGTTGCGACGCGGTCGCTGTCCAATAGCCGATCTCATGGTCGCGAGGCTCCTTCTGAGATGGACATGGCCCCTGCATGCCTTACATAATTGCACGTGCTTCCCAAACCCCCACCGAAGTAAACCCCCGGCTGGCGACGGCTGATGCACTGACCATTGCTCCCATGAGAACAAATTCCTGCAGTGTATTGGCTTGGCATCCGCGACCCAAAGTACGGAGTACGTATTTGGTATCTGTGCCTAGGTGTGCCTCGGCTCGAACTCGAGATCAGCAATACTTATTAACATCGCTCTACATCCACGTCATTGCCACTCTGGAATTGGTTGTACGCTCAGGTCGAATCCCGTCTTGCAAAGACGGACATCGGTGAACCCAACGCCGATCACCTGCATAGAAAATCGCGATAGGCCCATTGGTACCTTCAGTGCTATCCCAATATGGACAACCCCCCGGTCGTGTTTGCTGGTTAATTCGCAAGCTACCTGGTCCTCGGGGCTCCACTGCCATGACTTGTGGTTCTTCGTCCCCTTTCACATGGCAGCGCTTTTGACTTCTCGATGAATGTGTTCTTGaattcttcttctccattcTTGCGCAGTTTTCTTGACGAGATTGTATTGTTTCTCGCCTTGTCGCTCTCACTTCATTCTCCGTGTTACACTCGGCCCCAACCGCGAATTGTTTCTCTCGAAGCCAAGCTGTTTCGATCGGCCGTTGCCCGAAGACTCTGAATTATGGACTGGCTTGGATATGCAAAGATCGACTTCACCCACGCGCCATCGCCTGTGTCTCTCAGCGAAAATGATGGCAATCAGACAGACTTGCTCAAGGTCTGTGAGAAGATCACACCGCCATGCCGGATGAACCCGCTCCTCTTCAATGGCCATCTGCAGACAATGTGGACGGCCACCAAGCAACACGGGCCCCCGGTGTACTATCGCCGGAAGGTGTTCCACGCCGAAGACAAGGCATTCGATGGTACCTTTGCCGTTGACTTTGTCACGGAGCCCTTCAAAGATGTGGACAGTACACTGCCGCCTCGGACGAAGTATTTCGAGGACCAGGACTTTGAGACACTGCCTTCGGACGACGACAGGCCGCAGCTGATTGTGCTCCACGGCCTTTCAGGAGGCTCTCATGAGATCTACCTAAGGCATGCCATTGCGCCATTAATCGACTCGGGCAAATGGGAGGTGTGCGTGGTGAACTCGAGAGGCTGTGCGAACAGCAAGTTTACCAGCGGCATACTGTACAATGCCAGAGCGACGTGGGACTTTCGTCAGGTTCGTAGCTTTGGCTTGAGTTGGACGAACAGGGTAGACTGACGGCCATCACAGACGATCAAGTGGCTGAGGAAGAAGTTCCCAAACCGTCCTTTGTTTGGCCTTGGTTTCTCGCTCGGCGCCAACATGCTGACCAACGCATGTTCATACCGTCTCCTGTGACAACAATATACTGGCTAACTGGCTTTCAACAGTACTGCGGAGAGGAGGGCGTCAACTGTGAGCTGACGGCCGCTATCGCGTGCTCCAACCCCTTCAACCTCGAGGTCGCAAACAAGGCATTGAAGCGAAATTTCCTCGGCAGAGAGGTTTACCAAAGAGTCATGGGCAGTCAGTCGCCACCTTCTGGTTGCATAGCTACATCGTTCCGGGCTGACTTGTTTCAACAGCCAGCATGAAGCAGCTCATTGCTGATCACAAGGAAGAGGTGCAGAAGCACACAAACCTGGATCTCGAACGTATCCAGAACTTGACATACCTCTGGGAGTTTGATCGAGAAGTCCAGTAAGTTGTCAGATTTGCTAAACGCAACCAAGGTGTTCTGACTTCCGTAGATGCATAAGCTGGGGATATCCCACGGAGAGTGCTTACTACCGTGATGCGTCATCTTGTGACGCCGTCTTGGCCATCAGGATTCCGTTCCTTGCCCTTCACGCAACAGACGATCCCGTAAGCACCTATTCAATCGTTCACCGGAATTCAGATGGGCTGACATCATCCGCAGATTGCTGTAAACGAAGCCATCCCCTATGAGGAGTTCGAGAAGAACCCGTACACTGTTCTGTGCACGACCTCTCTCGGCGGACACCTCTGCTGGTTTGAGCCCGGCGGTGGAAGATGGCACGCGAAGCCGGTACGTCTCCCACAACTGCTAACAGACTGTTGACTGAC from Colletotrichum higginsianum IMI 349063 chromosome 3, whole genome shotgun sequence includes the following:
- a CDS encoding Mitochondrial membrane protein Pet127 is translated as MLRVNPQRLRRLGNPYVCTPRSSCLSAPCSSRPAPFRSTVLVSDRGYAKSANASTAVDEPAATEEKPLDTKAHSSGGKDEKKTRAKLTRSRRPTNSSPKKTKQARAATSTKSASPEPPSTGTEQPAGPDVIRQVFESLKKLEDSYASINKRLSHVQKGADGSTVLGHEADPSDVTKAQELEKFVKRQTSKLGGRLKTVSGTLDVLKSVLSSQQIPLDHLAKRPAVTGTASKTDESNSATAIASSTSATQSVETEEAKASSTTPPIRKIRSVAPLGSLRKPNNETSAPSASEPEKLSGHWTSIANRLFRGDKTALVAGASGAAALDAKGASSGDASETSTTKAGKSRRKPKLNVQRVVARSLDLEPIEVPDAPEVPKLSYGLERVLFNPGVYHLQDPRSRVYNFDPYLSNIMPINEFDFNALKKYVTSSKDNTLVGLAAKLRKKYTGSTSSMTQMLSHFHYLLSAWRPINASNLSRQFNPDFTSFTQILRAPAAAFLHLKDDVYAIDADKEYDSASILSMLGKSMEKLLTLPKDEFERYRRANSGQITEEERNAEEAFHYTTMGDFLMRSQLDAYDPRLPGSGMFDLKTRAVVSIRMDSQGFQKGLGYEIRKRFGQWESFEREYFDMIRAAFLKYSLQVRMGRMDGIFVAFHNTQRIFGFQYVSLEEMDLSLHGTENRTLGDQEFKLSLHLLNKVLDRATERFPGRSIRLHVETRPTDPPFMYVFAKPVTSEEIEKVQTSNQTAVAEYEKQILGLAQEESEPEAPEPEAEQLVSQEEETVSIDEARNQLRQTQAFWEEMQEKVDEAVEDDALGIGHVREAIQDALEQSGLLKARTPEEARWYVDGLLEALTPKQANDVRENNGKENEQVESLVSGTVASTTASAQGDGLGAAQADTPTSSEATSVAQETGEAQPPQGVENTSIPSTDRVDSGVRGSRDLGLKDLILQVATRVDEKAEVEEFDDDAASDVSKLRTFERILSELVARSRQAESGPTSSTTSPVDGLSSETSSDGLETSIRSAAAVAATAESIKEAASDAGEKSREADTELYIKKGELLGMVVTIRNKVNGQYVPRPDPLSSRSSWVLEYSIEDLPGDRAKTIYKALQDRRKKVLVHDDPKDREKQWYSMFSGKLEAFSSKGKQYRKEQDALSKTSPIHVLGEEEPLTWDEAFGHQKEWKTLSPDETNDS
- a CDS encoding Mitochondrial membrane protein Pet127, with the protein product MRSAIGQRPRRNKPVQFNEATCETLCSETCDPYAVPKMTYRGSLPSGHAFNGQQNAPQPYHDPYGNGNGNGSGNGQAPNYPNAAYGSHGQAQPVQRNYHHSPAPTPAPILPAPTPMGMQANGYGQFPAYGGTFPQQQQQQQQQQQQPHYPNHHQTQQPFLHNNSMNVQFPPTHSPFPQHTHVSRSPALATAPTPTPTPPVYAEYQPTPQPQHLPQFQPQFQQPPQPPPQSQQQQQQQQQQHSPQVFPAVPQYAQFSQPTVSQPQGVPVLHHQALPEPSQAQRSPEPNFANSPTVQPARSPSIARKSPAISSMNSPAISSRGSPALSTKARSYDTTTILIHVAEECFEKARRGVQRVTASGSDEQVREYQKLITTGLACLEAAFQSNRLSPRQEAKARLRYASILCDETENLQEAETALSKGITICDKHRYADLKYCMQYLLLKVLFQRNQKAAFIAIDKNLSDCLTFKHIHWVYAFRLLKATFHVHAGSPPDAAVLDNLRAIATLAGQRGDHAMVVFASLLEGLSVLRTVRPDTVERVQTCLAQATKYQLDPSVQIPQLDVLTLLLDLACSMHQKTPDILIHKLRSLQAKLDANLGSQTWTDLNPEILIPIKKHNVTSATLSDDTSAILRAGASDSQHDYIVMTFLNRLEIVVLTYTFSGLAGMYRPGSDPKRSHEFWREGFDVLAKWNKEIAPSVPAASLRESMEQAKWRTEIFCYLQALTGLYFATHSQWSKVEQCVAQLQQAITPTVNEIFNVFSLYLSGVYHQGTGDLETALLLFEDERLSIHAGRGGPGGRKPAKLEICILAALNRIWILQDSSYRDEMTSTDLLEQLRPMCTEHQDPDIRTAFNLVQATANTIPPPSMHQIKTSITNSLNGSKVTGNTHCLAIALSIMRFRLFDNVVGEQALKSARAASTQAKRSGNLLWMSVADGMLADSFEVQALFADAEAARQTATEYASHAFTGKE
- a CDS encoding Alpha beta fold family gives rise to the protein MDWLGYAKIDFTHAPSPVSLSENDGNQTDLLKVCEKITPPCRMNPLLFNGHLQTMWTATKQHGPPVYYRRKVFHAEDKAFDGTFAVDFVTEPFKDVDSTLPPRTKYFEDQDFETLPSDDDRPQLIVLHGLSGGSHEIYLRHAIAPLIDSGKWEVCVVNSRGCANSKFTSGILYNARATWDFRQYCGEEGVNCELTAAIACSNPFNLEVANKALKRNFLGREVYQRVMGTSMKQLIADHKEEVQKHTNLDLERIQNLTYLWEFDREVQCISWGYPTESAYYRDASSCDAVLAIRIPFLALHATDDPIAVNEAIPYEEFEKNPYTVLCTTSLGGHLCWFEPGGGRWHAKPVANFFNHMAFNVDHSQLPPKTTSAPPTNGKSEFHFNPVRRKMEIKAGSD